The Corynebacterium jeddahense genome has a window encoding:
- a CDS encoding DUF3152 domain-containing protein, translated as MAQRHGAHEQGGSRRARHDEGAARRGEDPADDFGDWFDSWELDRPDGPDAATGEKGGTDRAGRTPRRRREERPEEGRLVAFAREYGWRAYAVPVLAVITVFVLINMFQNPDDEAIARVGETGMQAAPPSAGQVGRTDPTLEPAKIAEGEFDPHDLPPGGPYTTAGQGTFYEVGVPGASAGQGTETVVRYSVEVEHGIDASGYGGDQSFAKMVDATLADPRGWINDPRFRFEHVTDADSPTVKIRLTSLDTTAELCGAALGTETSCRTTITGDDTVIINESRWVRGAVPFQGDIGSYRQYVINHEVGHALGFADHVPCPEPNALAPIMMQQTLSLNNAQLREMSPEGPYPDNQDTCRANPWPYPRPAVL; from the coding sequence ATGGCACAACGGCACGGCGCACACGAGCAGGGCGGCAGCCGGCGCGCCCGCCACGACGAGGGCGCGGCCCGGCGAGGCGAGGACCCCGCCGACGATTTCGGGGACTGGTTCGACAGCTGGGAGCTCGACAGGCCGGACGGGCCCGACGCCGCCACGGGGGAGAAGGGTGGCACGGATCGCGCCGGTCGTACGCCGCGCCGGCGCAGGGAGGAGCGCCCCGAGGAAGGGCGCCTCGTCGCGTTCGCTCGCGAGTACGGGTGGCGTGCCTACGCGGTGCCGGTGCTCGCCGTGATCACGGTCTTCGTGCTCATCAACATGTTCCAGAACCCCGATGACGAGGCGATCGCCCGCGTCGGGGAAACCGGCATGCAGGCAGCGCCGCCCTCTGCCGGGCAGGTGGGCCGGACGGATCCGACGCTCGAGCCGGCGAAGATCGCCGAGGGCGAGTTCGACCCGCACGACCTCCCGCCGGGCGGGCCGTACACGACAGCCGGCCAGGGCACCTTCTACGAGGTCGGCGTCCCCGGGGCGAGCGCCGGGCAGGGCACCGAAACGGTGGTGCGCTACAGCGTCGAGGTCGAGCACGGCATCGACGCCTCCGGCTACGGCGGGGACCAGTCCTTTGCCAAGATGGTCGACGCGACGCTGGCAGATCCGCGCGGGTGGATCAATGACCCGCGCTTCCGCTTCGAGCACGTCACCGACGCCGATTCCCCGACGGTGAAGATCCGCCTCACCTCGCTGGACACCACCGCCGAGCTGTGCGGCGCGGCGCTGGGCACCGAGACAAGCTGTCGGACCACGATCACGGGCGATGACACCGTGATCATCAACGAGTCGCGCTGGGTGCGCGGCGCGGTCCCGTTCCAGGGCGACATCGGCAGCTACCGCCAGTACGTGATCAACCACGAAGTCGGCCACGCCCTCGGGTTCGCCGACCATGTGCCGTGCCCCGAGCCGAACGCGCTCGCCCCGATCATGATGCAGCAGACCCTGAGCCTGAATAACGCCCAGCTCCGCGAGATGAGCCCCGAGGGGCCGTACCCGGACAACCAGGACACCTGCCGCGCCAACCCGTGGCCGTACCCGCGCCCGGCGGTGCTGTAG
- a CDS encoding DEAD/DEAH box helicase, with product MPYPAESEHDSATSSEAAAPTFASLGVAVEITDALARQGITRPFAIQELALPIALSGRDLIGQARTGMGKTYGFGVPLLDRVFDDADIAELDGTPRALVVVPTRELAVQVGEDLERAAELTPVRVATIYGGRPYEEQIEVLHRGADVVVGTPGRLLDLEQRGELRLDNVAILVLDEADEMLDMGFLPDIEALWSHVDTRAQTMLFSATMPGPILALAREKMLKPVHIRAEADDAAQTHATTRQVAFKSHKMDKPEVVARILQAEGREKTIIFARTKRSAAELADDLAARGFSVAAVHGDLGQSSRESALDAFRGDTAEILVATDVAARGIDVDDVTHVINFQTPDDPMTYVHRIGRTGRAGRTGTAITLVGYDETRKWEAIDDELALGTGALPEWFSTSPDMFAALAIPDSASGRVGSPRKVLGARSLQLKGRKRR from the coding sequence GTGCCTTATCCTGCCGAGAGCGAACACGACAGCGCGACGTCCTCCGAGGCCGCCGCGCCGACGTTTGCCTCCCTCGGCGTCGCCGTCGAGATCACCGACGCGCTCGCCCGCCAGGGCATCACCCGCCCGTTCGCCATCCAGGAGCTCGCGCTGCCGATCGCACTGAGCGGGCGCGATCTTATCGGCCAGGCCCGCACCGGGATGGGCAAGACCTACGGCTTCGGCGTCCCGCTGCTCGACCGCGTCTTCGACGACGCGGACATCGCCGAGCTCGACGGCACGCCCCGCGCCCTCGTCGTCGTACCGACACGCGAGCTCGCGGTGCAGGTCGGCGAGGACCTCGAGCGCGCGGCCGAGCTCACCCCGGTCCGCGTGGCCACCATCTACGGCGGCCGCCCGTACGAGGAGCAGATCGAGGTGCTCCACCGCGGCGCCGACGTCGTCGTGGGCACACCGGGGCGCCTGCTCGACCTTGAGCAGCGGGGCGAGCTCCGCCTCGACAACGTGGCCATCCTCGTGCTCGACGAGGCGGACGAGATGCTCGACATGGGCTTCCTCCCGGACATTGAGGCCCTCTGGTCCCACGTCGATACGCGGGCGCAAACGATGCTGTTCTCCGCGACGATGCCCGGGCCCATCCTCGCCCTCGCCCGGGAGAAGATGCTCAAGCCCGTGCACATCCGCGCCGAGGCGGACGACGCGGCGCAGACCCACGCGACGACGCGGCAGGTGGCGTTCAAGTCGCACAAGATGGATAAGCCCGAGGTCGTGGCGCGGATCCTCCAGGCGGAAGGCCGCGAGAAGACGATCATCTTCGCGCGCACGAAACGCTCTGCGGCCGAGCTGGCGGACGATCTCGCGGCGCGCGGGTTCTCCGTCGCGGCCGTGCACGGCGACCTCGGCCAGAGCTCCCGCGAGTCGGCGCTCGACGCGTTCCGCGGCGATACCGCCGAGATCCTCGTGGCCACCGACGTCGCGGCGCGCGGCATCGACGTCGACGACGTCACCCACGTGATCAACTTCCAGACGCCGGACGACCCGATGACCTACGTCCACCGCATCGGCAGGACGGGGCGCGCCGGCCGCACCGGCACGGCGATCACGCTCGTCGGGTACGACGAAACACGCAAGTGGGAGGCCATCGACGACGAGCTCGCCCTCGGCACCGGGGCGCTGCCCGAGTGGTTCTCCACCTCCCCGGACATGTTCGCGGCGCTCGCCATCCCGGACTCGGCGTCGGGCCGCGTGGGCAGCCCGCGTAAAGTGCTCGGAGCACGCTCTCTACAGCTGAAAGGAAGGAAACGGCGTTGA
- a CDS encoding DUF3107 domain-containing protein, whose protein sequence is MDIKIGLADSPRELVIKLPEGQDDVLSTVEQAISGGQPTLKLEDAKGQRYLIRTERIVYVEQGTAAARTVGFMR, encoded by the coding sequence ATGGACATCAAGATTGGGCTCGCCGACAGCCCCCGTGAACTCGTGATCAAGCTCCCCGAGGGGCAAGACGATGTGCTCTCCACCGTGGAACAGGCGATCTCGGGTGGTCAGCCGACGCTGAAGCTCGAGGACGCCAAGGGCCAGCGCTACCTGATCCGCACCGAGCGCATCGTCTACGTGGAGCAGGGCACCGCCGCGGCCCGAACTGTCGGCTTCATGCGCTAA
- a CDS encoding ATP-dependent helicase: MANPNEPMSPVLLSRYLGQPYPPTPQQADVIGAETGPLLVVAGAGAGKTETMAARVVWLVANGYVRPDEVLGLTFTRKAAHEMGKRIRDRLGALASNTELIRRLDPSGELAETLQIIAPTVATYDSYAGTLIREYGLLVPVEPDARLITDAELHAIATDVVTNYAGGVISEFGTNVTLNTVVDNVLELSTAMGNELAEPDWVREHARDFLAETEAYPKGPRARVEFNQTLTGWRARQEERILYLPLVDALNAELRRRGVVTFNEQMSVAAKLARDHASVGESQRARFRVVMLDEYQDTSHAQRVLLRSLFGDGADPGLTVTAVGDPMQAIYGWRGATAANLQAFPEDFPSSTGPAPVKQLTTSWRNPPEVLALANGVSDAILGTGAARAVAPLEARPGAGAGDVTLGFFTDQGAEIEFVADALAEEYRAAEAAGRPFSAAALVRKNRHSHLIAEALEERGVPYEIVGLAGLLDVPEVADTVAVATMLVRPDDTAAALRILGGPAVGLGLADIDALASRARNLAGAHQPRETAPGDAEERYATQLAELVARAAEISASTDRAEGLADALADLGEPERYSEEGLRRMRDTAAKLRWLRTHSLGKRLSDLFADIIDVFGIRTEVLARGGTAGAVHLDRLLEEVAAYPGASVEGLLNYFDLAREHEDGLAPGNVTVREDRVQILTAHKAKGLEWDTVAVLHADAETYKAKTETFLTLVPRLPTETFGDPEVYEVFAEVENRTDFEKAANAWKQTVGDELAEETARLFYVAVTRSAHRLIVTGSRWRDGATKSAAPYEHFEKMRTRISDACVATWDDGADAAESADDGDTTGQRADAGDDRGAEEQRAGRWPNYGPSAADAAAADAVREAQRQLPDYAAGELYELWERDVTALIEEYEAAQAGDVAVEMPGELTASDVVALKADPAQFARRARRPVPFKPNTYAKRGTAFHEWLEEFYGARPLLTEDELPGGDEADVDRATLERLKRNFEASEWAGRTPAFVEHPFELALGNAVVRGRMDAVFEDADGWVVVDWKTGEKPRRDRMESAKLQLAVYREAWKRIAGDGKPVRAVFFYVRTGETFAPRDLPDADQLEALLGSTAAGEPSGE; encoded by the coding sequence ATGGCTAACCCCAACGAACCGATGTCGCCGGTGTTACTGTCGCGCTACCTCGGCCAGCCGTACCCGCCGACGCCGCAGCAGGCGGACGTAATCGGGGCGGAGACGGGCCCGCTGCTCGTGGTGGCGGGCGCCGGAGCCGGCAAGACCGAGACCATGGCCGCGCGCGTGGTGTGGCTCGTCGCCAACGGCTACGTCCGGCCGGACGAGGTGCTCGGCCTCACCTTCACCCGGAAAGCTGCGCACGAGATGGGCAAGCGCATCCGCGACCGGCTGGGCGCGCTCGCGAGCAACACGGAGCTCATCCGCCGCCTCGACCCGTCGGGGGAGCTCGCCGAGACGCTGCAGATCATCGCGCCGACCGTGGCCACCTACGACTCCTACGCGGGCACGCTCATCCGCGAGTACGGGCTGCTCGTCCCGGTGGAGCCGGACGCCCGGCTGATCACCGACGCGGAGCTGCACGCGATTGCGACGGATGTCGTGACCAACTACGCCGGCGGGGTGATCTCCGAGTTCGGCACGAACGTCACGCTGAACACCGTGGTCGACAACGTGCTCGAGCTGTCCACGGCGATGGGCAACGAGCTCGCCGAGCCGGACTGGGTGCGCGAGCACGCCAGGGACTTCCTCGCCGAGACGGAGGCGTACCCCAAGGGGCCGCGGGCCAGGGTGGAGTTCAACCAGACGCTCACCGGGTGGCGCGCGCGCCAGGAGGAACGCATCTTGTACCTACCCCTGGTCGACGCGCTCAACGCGGAACTGCGCCGCCGCGGGGTGGTCACATTCAACGAGCAGATGTCGGTGGCGGCGAAGCTCGCGCGCGACCACGCGAGCGTGGGCGAGTCGCAGCGCGCCCGCTTCCGCGTGGTCATGCTCGACGAGTACCAGGACACCTCACACGCGCAGCGCGTGCTGCTGCGCAGCCTGTTCGGCGACGGCGCCGACCCCGGCCTAACGGTCACCGCGGTGGGCGACCCGATGCAGGCGATCTACGGGTGGCGCGGCGCGACGGCGGCGAACCTGCAGGCGTTCCCCGAGGATTTCCCGTCCTCCACCGGCCCGGCGCCGGTGAAGCAGCTCACCACCTCCTGGCGCAACCCGCCCGAGGTGCTCGCGCTCGCGAACGGGGTCTCCGACGCCATCCTCGGCACCGGCGCCGCCCGCGCCGTCGCCCCGCTCGAGGCACGCCCGGGCGCGGGCGCGGGCGACGTCACGCTTGGGTTTTTCACCGACCAGGGCGCCGAGATCGAGTTCGTCGCCGACGCGCTCGCGGAGGAATACCGCGCCGCGGAGGCGGCCGGCAGGCCGTTTTCCGCCGCCGCGCTCGTGCGCAAGAACCGCCACTCGCACCTCATTGCCGAGGCGCTGGAGGAGCGCGGCGTGCCGTACGAGATCGTGGGGCTGGCGGGACTGCTCGACGTCCCGGAGGTGGCCGACACCGTCGCGGTAGCGACGATGCTCGTGCGCCCGGATGACACCGCGGCCGCGCTGCGCATCCTCGGCGGGCCGGCGGTGGGTCTCGGCCTCGCCGACATCGACGCGCTCGCCAGCCGCGCGCGCAACCTCGCCGGCGCGCACCAGCCGCGCGAGACCGCGCCGGGCGACGCGGAGGAACGCTACGCCACGCAGCTCGCCGAACTCGTGGCGCGCGCCGCCGAGATCAGCGCGAGCACCGACCGCGCCGAAGGGCTCGCCGACGCGCTGGCGGACCTCGGCGAGCCGGAGCGCTACAGCGAAGAGGGGCTGCGGCGGATGCGCGACACCGCGGCGAAGCTGCGCTGGCTGCGCACCCACAGCCTGGGCAAGCGGCTCAGCGACCTGTTCGCGGACATCATCGACGTCTTCGGCATCCGCACCGAGGTCCTCGCGCGCGGCGGGACGGCGGGCGCCGTCCACCTCGACCGCCTGCTCGAGGAGGTCGCGGCCTATCCGGGCGCGAGCGTGGAAGGGCTGCTCAACTACTTCGACCTGGCGCGCGAGCACGAGGACGGCCTTGCCCCGGGAAACGTCACGGTGCGCGAGGATCGCGTGCAGATTCTCACCGCCCACAAGGCGAAGGGGCTCGAGTGGGACACCGTCGCGGTGCTGCACGCCGACGCGGAGACGTACAAGGCGAAGACGGAGACGTTCCTCACCCTGGTGCCCCGCCTGCCGACCGAGACGTTCGGCGACCCGGAGGTCTACGAGGTGTTCGCCGAGGTGGAGAACCGGACCGACTTTGAAAAGGCGGCCAATGCCTGGAAGCAGACGGTGGGCGACGAGCTCGCGGAGGAGACGGCGCGGCTGTTCTACGTCGCGGTCACCCGCTCGGCGCACCGCCTCATCGTCACCGGCTCGCGCTGGCGCGACGGCGCAACCAAGTCGGCGGCGCCGTACGAGCACTTCGAGAAGATGCGCACGCGTATCAGCGACGCGTGCGTTGCCACGTGGGACGACGGAGCCGACGCGGCGGAGTCCGCGGACGACGGCGACACCACCGGTCAACGCGCCGATGCGGGTGACGACCGCGGCGCCGAGGAGCAGCGCGCGGGCAGGTGGCCTAACTACGGGCCGTCCGCCGCCGATGCCGCGGCGGCCGACGCGGTACGCGAGGCGCAGCGGCAGCTGCCCGACTACGCCGCCGGCGAGCTCTACGAGCTGTGGGAGCGCGACGTCACCGCGCTCATCGAGGAGTACGAGGCGGCGCAGGCCGGCGACGTCGCCGTGGAGATGCCGGGCGAGCTGACGGCGTCGGACGTCGTCGCGCTCAAGGCGGACCCGGCACAATTCGCCCGCCGTGCGCGCCGTCCGGTGCCGTTCAAGCCCAACACCTACGCCAAGCGCGGCACCGCCTTCCACGAGTGGCTCGAGGAGTTCTACGGCGCGCGCCCACTACTCACCGAGGACGAGCTACCCGGCGGGGACGAGGCGGACGTGGACCGCGCGACGCTCGAGCGGCTGAAGCGCAACTTCGAGGCCAGCGAGTGGGCCGGGCGCACCCCCGCTTTCGTGGAGCACCCGTTCGAGCTCGCGCTCGGCAACGCCGTGGTGCGCGGGCGCATGGATGCGGTATTCGAGGACGCCGACGGCTGGGTCGTGGTGGACTGGAAGACGGGGGAGAAACCCCGGCGTGACAGGATGGAATCCGCGAAACTGCAACTGGCGGTCTACCGTGAGGCGTGGAAGCGCATCGCGGGCGACGGTAAACCGGTGCGGGCGGTGTTTTTCTACGTCCGCACGGGCGAGACTTTCGCGCCGCGGGACTTGCCGGACGCAGACCAGCTCGAGGCCCTGCTCGGGTCGACGGCGGCCGGCGAGCCGAGCGGCGAGTAA
- a CDS encoding NAD(+) diphosphatase, with translation MHLPIDTAGRFPVDTAGEPLLYDVVPPAAAPTHTVRIAPGVDAVRITGWNAEDLAPRTGDARTHADHPLAARAVGLLDARERTRFDPADGSAVTWGEAGIVARGASGTPIFPRLDPCVIGVVESEDGERILLAEHRRRPGFFTLVAGYVDVGESIEAAFAREVLEETGRRVGDVAYVESQPWPASGALMLGMTSRTADVDAQAPTGGELARTRWASREELPGLDLAAHGTIARRLIDRWAGHDTRKAGTWR, from the coding sequence GTGCACCTGCCCATCGACACCGCGGGCCGCTTCCCGGTCGACACCGCCGGCGAGCCGTTGCTTTACGACGTCGTCCCGCCCGCCGCCGCCCCCACCCACACCGTGCGCATCGCGCCCGGCGTGGACGCGGTTCGCATCACCGGCTGGAACGCCGAGGACCTCGCGCCGCGCACCGGCGACGCGCGCACCCACGCCGACCACCCGCTGGCGGCGCGCGCCGTCGGCCTGCTCGACGCGCGGGAGCGTACCCGCTTCGACCCGGCCGACGGGTCTGCGGTGACCTGGGGCGAGGCCGGGATCGTCGCGCGCGGGGCGTCCGGCACGCCGATCTTCCCGCGGCTCGACCCGTGCGTCATCGGCGTCGTGGAAAGCGAGGACGGCGAGCGCATCCTGCTCGCCGAGCATCGCCGCCGCCCCGGCTTTTTCACGCTCGTGGCCGGCTACGTCGACGTCGGGGAGTCCATCGAGGCCGCGTTCGCCCGCGAGGTGCTCGAGGAGACCGGGCGCCGCGTCGGGGACGTCGCCTACGTCGAGTCCCAGCCGTGGCCCGCCTCGGGCGCGCTCATGCTCGGCATGACGTCGCGCACCGCGGACGTCGACGCGCAGGCGCCGACCGGCGGGGAGCTCGCGCGCACCCGGTGGGCGAGCCGGGAGGAGCTGCCGGGGCTCGACCTCGCGGCGCACGGCACGATCGCGCGCCGGCTCATCGACCGGTGGGCAGGACACGACACACGAAAGGCGGGGACATGGCGATAG
- a CDS encoding ATP-dependent DNA helicase, with the protein MLNSHPSPVPPAALEPKAYLVPRQRPSVARAWDVELPTAGTWKVTGAPGSGVSSFLVDTAAAVTRRHAEAGAGDPGGVLVLTDNKASAARLRAELSETLADTGYVADEPMVRSVHSLAFAIVRSSVDEEVRLISGAEQDAVIRQLLQGHAEDGTGEWPAELRPALPMVGFARQLRDFLLRAVERGLGPEDLERLGAAHGIPIWSAAGSFLREYQQVMALSGARRLSASELVDAALRLPLPRAWHTVIVDDAQHLAPASAELVSRLIGQADLAVVGGSLEQSVYHFRGASPAFFRGLNGMGHEVIDLGATRRTPEPSVAIAPDAGTELGLVADTLRRAHLEDGVAYRDMAVVVRSAPLLEPARRALLRSGVPVAIDQTDLVLSEQRIVASLLLAVRALYSDLTAAEWRELLLSPVGGTDPVTLRRLMRGLRRWKPEQRAEETLRELLRAPGGLPDFGTVLTDRELGILARIRGTVDAGAAALADGGSVEEVLWALWEATGLSNHLLATALRGGAAGSQADRDLDSVMALFDAAGDYTERRPSAGIESFVDSITEQELPSGVRDRRSATPDAVRLLTAHGAVGREYRRVIVCGVQEMTWPSMGETGSLFRQEDLVDFVDEGVDPAVPVYHAGERLAEERRLFTVATSRATEKLLVTAVENPDSEEAEQRSRFVEEFCAERDVEPAHVELASSPQGAAGESATVTVRVLAHDDLVAEFRRVLTDPASSERDKTQAARQLARLAEAGVLGADPEQWWSTTEASTRERVKGGRALSPSRIESLLECPMRAVLVRMSGLDETLQMVYGSMAHAYFEALGRGVDPGTARRDAVAARRAADAAPAWKAERDIADFEAMLERTEGWLTASRSAFEQVAVEAEVDVEVSEHASIRGRLDRLEREESGALHIVDLKTGATPPTAAKTADNAQLAAYQLALSKGVIAGDKVTTASASDTPLEVGGAVLVYPAPKRAKAATREQAPKTEDELAAFAAAIDGLPEEMRGPTLLATTGDHCERCEVRALCPVQPEGATISHG; encoded by the coding sequence ATGCTCAATTCGCACCCGTCGCCGGTCCCCCCGGCGGCCCTTGAACCGAAGGCGTACCTCGTTCCCCGCCAGCGGCCGTCGGTCGCGCGGGCGTGGGACGTGGAGCTGCCCACCGCCGGCACGTGGAAGGTCACCGGCGCCCCAGGCTCTGGCGTGTCCAGCTTCCTGGTGGATACGGCGGCGGCGGTGACGCGTCGTCACGCGGAGGCGGGAGCGGGAGACCCCGGCGGAGTCCTCGTGCTCACCGATAACAAGGCGTCGGCGGCCCGGCTGCGCGCCGAGCTGTCCGAGACGCTTGCCGACACCGGCTACGTCGCAGACGAGCCGATGGTGCGCTCCGTGCACTCGCTCGCGTTCGCCATCGTGCGTAGCAGCGTGGACGAGGAGGTGCGGCTCATCTCCGGCGCGGAGCAGGACGCTGTGATCCGCCAGCTGCTGCAAGGCCACGCCGAGGACGGCACGGGCGAGTGGCCTGCGGAGCTGCGTCCCGCGCTGCCGATGGTGGGGTTCGCCCGCCAGCTGCGCGACTTCCTCCTGCGCGCGGTGGAGCGCGGCCTCGGCCCGGAGGACCTCGAGCGGCTCGGCGCCGCCCACGGCATCCCGATCTGGTCGGCCGCGGGGAGCTTCCTGCGCGAGTACCAGCAGGTGATGGCGCTGTCCGGGGCGCGGAGGCTCTCGGCCTCGGAGCTGGTGGACGCGGCGCTTCGGCTGCCGCTGCCGCGGGCGTGGCACACCGTCATCGTGGACGACGCGCAGCACCTCGCGCCCGCCTCGGCCGAGCTCGTCTCGCGCCTCATCGGTCAGGCGGACCTCGCCGTCGTGGGCGGCAGCCTCGAGCAGTCCGTCTACCACTTCCGCGGCGCGTCGCCCGCCTTCTTCCGGGGTCTCAACGGGATGGGCCACGAGGTCATCGACCTCGGGGCGACCCGGCGCACGCCGGAGCCGTCCGTGGCCATCGCACCGGACGCGGGGACGGAACTCGGGCTCGTCGCCGACACCCTGCGACGCGCCCACCTCGAGGACGGCGTCGCGTACCGGGACATGGCGGTCGTGGTCCGCTCGGCGCCGCTGCTCGAGCCCGCGCGCCGCGCGCTTTTGCGCTCCGGGGTGCCGGTGGCGATCGACCAGACGGATCTCGTGCTCAGCGAGCAGCGCATCGTCGCCTCGCTCCTGCTCGCCGTGCGGGCCCTCTACAGCGACCTCACGGCAGCCGAGTGGCGCGAGCTACTCCTCAGCCCCGTCGGCGGCACGGACCCGGTGACCCTGCGCAGGCTTATGCGAGGGCTGCGGCGGTGGAAGCCGGAGCAGCGGGCAGAGGAGACCTTGCGCGAGCTGCTCCGGGCGCCCGGCGGGCTGCCGGACTTCGGCACCGTGCTCACGGACCGGGAGCTGGGCATCCTCGCCCGCATCCGCGGCACGGTGGACGCGGGTGCGGCGGCGCTCGCGGACGGCGGCAGCGTCGAGGAGGTGCTCTGGGCGCTGTGGGAGGCAACCGGGTTGTCGAACCACCTGCTCGCCACGGCGCTGCGCGGCGGCGCCGCGGGGTCGCAGGCAGACCGCGACCTGGACTCTGTGATGGCGCTGTTCGACGCGGCCGGCGATTACACGGAGCGCCGCCCGTCGGCGGGCATCGAGTCGTTCGTGGACTCCATTACCGAGCAGGAGCTACCGAGTGGTGTGCGCGACCGGCGCAGCGCCACCCCGGACGCGGTGCGCCTGCTCACGGCGCACGGCGCGGTGGGGCGCGAGTACCGCCGGGTCATCGTCTGCGGGGTGCAGGAGATGACCTGGCCGAGCATGGGGGAGACCGGCTCGCTCTTCCGCCAGGAAGACCTCGTGGACTTCGTGGACGAGGGCGTCGACCCGGCGGTGCCGGTGTACCACGCCGGGGAGCGGCTCGCGGAGGAGCGGCGCTTGTTCACCGTCGCCACCAGCCGCGCGACGGAAAAGCTGCTCGTGACGGCGGTGGAAAACCCGGATAGCGAGGAGGCGGAGCAGCGCTCCCGCTTCGTCGAGGAGTTCTGCGCCGAACGCGACGTTGAACCCGCGCACGTGGAGCTCGCCAGCAGCCCGCAGGGCGCGGCGGGGGAGAGCGCAACCGTAACGGTGCGCGTGCTCGCGCACGACGACCTCGTCGCCGAGTTCCGCCGCGTGCTCACGGACCCCGCGAGCAGCGAGCGCGACAAGACCCAAGCCGCCCGCCAGCTGGCCAGGCTCGCCGAGGCGGGGGTGCTGGGCGCGGACCCGGAGCAGTGGTGGTCGACCACGGAGGCGTCGACACGCGAACGCGTCAAGGGCGGCCGGGCGCTCTCGCCGTCGCGGATTGAGAGCCTCCTCGAGTGCCCGATGCGGGCGGTGCTGGTGCGTATGTCCGGGCTCGACGAGACCCTGCAGATGGTGTACGGCTCGATGGCGCACGCGTACTTCGAGGCGCTCGGGCGCGGTGTCGACCCGGGCACCGCGCGGCGCGACGCGGTCGCCGCGCGCCGCGCCGCCGACGCCGCCCCGGCGTGGAAGGCGGAGCGCGACATCGCGGATTTCGAGGCGATGCTCGAGCGCACCGAGGGATGGCTCACGGCGAGCCGCTCTGCGTTTGAGCAGGTGGCGGTAGAGGCCGAGGTGGACGTCGAGGTGAGCGAGCACGCGAGCATCCGCGGGCGACTCGACCGCCTGGAGCGCGAGGAGAGTGGCGCGCTGCACATCGTGGACCTGAAAACCGGCGCGACCCCGCCGACGGCGGCGAAGACCGCCGACAACGCGCAGCTCGCGGCGTACCAGCTGGCGCTGTCGAAGGGCGTGATCGCGGGGGACAAGGTGACCACGGCGTCGGCGTCGGACACGCCCCTCGAGGTTGGCGGCGCGGTACTGGTCTACCCGGCCCCGAAGCGGGCCAAAGCGGCCACGCGGGAGCAGGCGCCGAAGACCGAGGACGAGCTCGCGGCCTTCGCGGCGGCGATCGACGGCCTGCCGGAGGAGATGCGGGGGCCGACGCTCCTCGCCACGACGGGCGACCACTGCGAGCGGTGCGAAGTGCGGGCCCTGTGCCCGGTGCAGCCGGAAGGAGCAACGATCAGTCATGGCTAA
- a CDS encoding potassium channel family protein — protein MRRIISWRSDESDLEIPVHRLLDVVSIPTAVRATPWSLMARRFAYALALIIAIAFVSYLDKGGYSEDLTFIDALYYSAVTLSTTGYGDITPVTQSARLVNIFIITPARVAFLMLLVGTTLSVLTEDSRKTLQIQQWRNSVRNHTIVIGYGTKGRSAIDALLAGGASPSSIVVIDPDPNALAVAEKRGLVTVHGNGTKSDVLRVAAVSRARSVIVAPSSDDTAVLITLSVRELAPSAMIVVSVRESENQHLLMQSGADSVIVSSETAGRLLGIATVTPPVVEMMEDLLSPDEGFAVSERQIADDEVGANPRHLADIVLGVVRSGELYRIDSPEAETVEPGDRLLYVRMNGSDAARQE, from the coding sequence ATGCGGCGCATCATTTCGTGGCGCTCGGACGAATCCGACCTCGAGATCCCCGTCCACCGCCTCCTCGACGTCGTCAGCATCCCCACCGCGGTGCGTGCCACCCCGTGGTCGCTCATGGCCCGCCGCTTCGCGTACGCGCTGGCGCTCATCATCGCCATCGCGTTCGTCTCCTACCTGGACAAAGGCGGCTACTCCGAAGACCTCACCTTCATCGACGCGCTGTACTACTCGGCGGTGACGCTGTCCACCACCGGCTACGGCGACATCACGCCGGTGACGCAGTCCGCCCGCCTCGTCAACATCTTCATCATCACCCCGGCCCGCGTGGCCTTCCTCATGCTCCTCGTCGGCACGACCCTGTCCGTGCTCACCGAGGACTCCCGCAAGACGCTCCAGATCCAACAGTGGAGGAATTCCGTGCGCAACCACACTATCGTCATCGGGTACGGCACGAAAGGCCGCTCCGCGATCGACGCACTCCTCGCCGGCGGCGCGTCCCCGTCGTCCATCGTCGTCATCGACCCGGACCCGAACGCCCTCGCCGTCGCCGAGAAGCGTGGCCTGGTCACCGTCCACGGCAACGGCACGAAGTCTGACGTGCTGCGCGTCGCGGCGGTGAGCCGCGCCCGGTCCGTCATCGTCGCGCCGTCCTCGGACGACACGGCGGTGCTGATCACGCTGTCGGTCCGCGAGCTCGCCCCGAGCGCGATGATCGTGGTCAGCGTGCGCGAAAGCGAGAACCAGCACCTGCTCATGCAGTCGGGCGCGGACTCGGTGATCGTCTCCTCCGAAACCGCGGGCCGCCTGCTCGGCATCGCCACGGTCACCCCGCCGGTGGTGGAGATGATGGAAGACTTGCTCAGCCCCGACGAGGGCTTCGCCGTCTCCGAGCGCCAGATCGCGGACGACGAGGTCGGCGCGAACCCCCGCCACCTCGCCGACATCGTGCTCGGCGTCGTGCGCTCCGGCGAGCTCTACCGCATCGATTCCCCGGAGGCGGAAACCGTCGAGCCGGGCGACCGCCTGCTTTACGTGCGCATGAACGGCAGCGACGCCGCGCGCCAGGAGTAG